A DNA window from Gigantopelta aegis isolate Gae_Host chromosome 4, Gae_host_genome, whole genome shotgun sequence contains the following coding sequences:
- the LOC121372036 gene encoding SWI/SNF-related matrix-associated actin-dependent regulator of chromatin subfamily A containing DEAD/H box 1-like: protein MNSKPQVNTLLKYRFVKRGTTSPEPHKEDGNGTDKFSTVHGENGQSAADSEENSQTTIPETPLGSEQSSPGSPVFGPRPKVIRPLVLQDSEESVKPTGSSPWLSKGKGKQNLVNGSSSIKSRLNRFRREPLSSSSINSSVENNIGNSDSESDSDDEYDQAKFDSKISDLKVLYPSRSRLELEQGLEMYGGDLDALVATMMSGSFDRELKAFKNNKKRKAPNGLDSVKDSERQFKRIRKFVSSSEEEDGVDSVENTNTDTQSTELDMETKEERINFLHDAFPDHKTEDLLQALDEKNWNTEEAVVLLTEKKAQKADVKKKKAKKEKYKDIDLSDEDEDYEDEYYDSEDSFEGEQSGTQITAILSFFGEATVEELMSVPGCSRKKAECIMACRPFENWDGLIKKFDSTKSLSSNLITGCKDAIQSRNLVIKLMKRCQRIAEEMETVVSSITNSTSSLNACHINKQPSLLNAEFTMKPYQLIGLNWLKIMHTQQLNGILADEMGLGKTIQAIAFLAHLLENNDTGPHVIIVPSSTIENWLREMKKWCPALNVIVYYGSPDERRLARQRIMYQNSVHFNVVLTTYAIATGSVEDRALFKKAPFHYAIFDEGHMLKNMASLRFQNLMKISAERRLLLTGTPLQNNLLELMSLLAFVMPDIFQGKTEHLKRIFTMMSAKPGDPQLGRYEKERIAHAKRIMQPFVLRRLKSEVMEQLPKKVERMESVVMIPAQQALYDSLLVKFSEQLEENGNEMKTGGMAMFMQLRKVANHPLLIRNLYTDRKLTEISKLIAKEPSHRDRGALPHLIQEDMAVLNDFDIHKLCQYYKRYVGSYCLDQSHINESGKFRVLDKILKEMKERGDRVLLFSQFTMMLDILELYLKDRSHRYLRLDGSTPVNERLQLIDDYNSDPDLFIFLLSTRAGGLGINLTAANVVILHDIDFNPYNDKQAEDRCHRLGQTRQVSVIRFVTKETVEEAMHRCAMEKLKLEKDVTTKDDVNDAETPSDVLTLLKEAFGKIKTNATQS, encoded by the exons ATGAACTCCAAACCACAAGTGAACACACTTCTAAAGTATAGGTTTGTTAAAAGAGGGACAACTTCGCCTGAGCCACATAAAGAGGATGGCAATGGTACTGACAAATTCAGTACAGTACATGGAGAAAATGGCCAAAGTGCTGCTGATTCAGAAG AAAACAGTCAGACGACAATCCCGGAGACTCCACTGGGCAGTGAACAGTCGAGCCCCGGGTCTCCGGTGTTCGGACCAAGGCCTAAAGTTATTCGTCCACTCGTATTGCAAGATTCTGAAGAATCTGTGAAGCCCACTGGGTCATCTCCATGGCTGTCCAAAGGCAAAGGAAAACAGAATTTAGTCAATGGATCCAGTTCAATTAAGTCCAGACTAAACAG ATTCCGCAGAGAGCCCctcagtagcagtagtataAACAGCAGTGTTGAGAACAATATAGGGAATAGTGATTCGGAATCGGATTCGGATGATGAATATGACCAAGCTAAGTTTGACAGCAAGATCAGCGACCTTAAGGTGCTGTATCCTTCAAGGTCAAGGCTGGAGTTGGAGCAGGGTCTTGAGATGTATGGTGGAGACTTGGATGCACTGGTCGCCACTATGATGAGTGGATCCTTTGATCGTG AGCTTAAAGCcttcaaaaacaacaagaaacgaAAGGCACCAAATGGTCTAGACTCGGTAAAAGATTCGGAGCGACAGTTCAAAAGAATCCGCAAGTTTGTGTCTTCGAGTGAGGAGGAAGACGGTGTCGACAGTGTTGaaaacacaaacactgacacACAGTCCACAGAGCTGGACATGGAGACGAAGGAGGAACGAATCAACTTCTTACATGATGCCTTTCCAGATCACAAAACAGAG GATCTTCTCCAAGCCCTGGATGAGAAGAACTGGAACACGGAGGAGGCGGTGGTGCTGCTCACCGAGAAGAAGGCGCAGAAAGCAGACGTCAAAAAGAAGAAAGCTAAGAAGGAAAAAT ACAAGGATATAGATCTGTCGGATGAAGATGAAGACTATGAAGACGAGTATTACGACAGTGAAGACAGTTTT GAAGGAGAACAGAGTGGTACTCAGATAACTGCGATTCTGTCGTTCTTCGGGGAGGCCACTGTTGAGGAACTGATGTCGGTTCCAGGCTGCTCCAGGAAGAAGGCGGAGTGCATCATGGCTTGCAGGCCGTTCGAAAACTGGGATGGGCTG ATAAAGAAGTTTGATTCGACGAAATCGTTGTCGTCTAATCTAATCACCGGCTGCAAGGATGCCATCCAGTCTCGTAACCTGGTGATAAAGCTGATGAAACGGTGCCAGAGGATCGCCGAAGAGATGGAGACGGTCGTTTCTTCTATCACAAACAGCACAAGCTCGCTGAACGCCTGCCATATCAACAAACAGCCAAGCCTGCTTAATGCTGA gTTCACCATGAAACCTTATCAACTGATTGGACTAAACTGGTTGAAGATCATGCACACTCAACAACTGAATGGAATTCTTGCAGATGAAAtg GGCTTGGGGAAGACAATCCAGGCTATTGCATTCCTTGCTCATCTACTGGAAAACAATGACACTGGACCACATGTCATCATTGTTCCTTCTTCAACTATAG AGAACTGGTTACGAGAGATGAAGAAATGGTGCCCCGCTCTCAATGTGATAGTGTACTATGGTTCACCCGATGAGCGACGCCTGGCCAGACAACGAATCATGTATCAGAACTCGGTACATTTCAACGTGGTCCTTACAAC TTATGCCATTGCTACTGGAAGTGTTGAAGATCGAGCTCTGTTCAAGAAGGCTCCCTTTCATTACGCCATTTTTGATGAAGGACATATGCTGAAAAACATGGCGTCTTTGAGATTTCAGAATCTGATGAAGATTTCA gctgAGCGCCGTCTGCTCCTGACTGGAACGCCGCTGCAGAACAATCTGTTGGAGTTGATGTCCTTACTGGCGTTCGTGATGCCCGACATCTTCCAGGGCAAGACGGAACATCTGAAGAGAATCTTCACCATGATGAGTGCA AAACCTGGGGACCCACAGCTGGGCCGCTACGAAAAAGAGCGAATAGCACATGCCAAGCGAATCATGCAGCCGTTTGTTCTGAGAAGATTGAAGTCTGAG GTAATGGAGCAGCTTCCGAAGAAGGTGGAGAGGATGGAGAGCGTGGTGATGATTCCCGCCCAGCAGGCGCTGTACGACTCGCTGTTGGTGAAGTTCTCCGAGCAGCTTGAGGAGAATGGGAATGAGATGAAGACAGGCGGCATGGCCATGTTCATGCAGCTCAGGAAGGTGGCCAACCACCCCCTGCTCATACGGAACCTCTACACGGACCGCAAACTGACGGAAATCTCCAAACTTATTGCTAAA GAGCCATCACACAGAGACCGAGGTGCACTGCCACATCTTATACAAGAGGACATGGCTGTGTTGAATGATTTTGACATCCATAAGTTGTGTCAGTATTACAAG agaTATGTTGGTAGCTACTGCCTGGATCAGTCGCATATTAACGAGTCTGGAAAATTCCGAGTGctggataaaatattaaaagagatGAAGGAGCGG GGCGACCGAGTTCTCCTGTTTAGCCAGTTCACGATGATGTTGGATATTTTGGAGCTGTATCTTAAAGACCGATCTCACCGCTATCTTCGACTCGATGGTTCCACACCTGTCAATGAAAG ACTCCAGTTGATTGACGACTACAACAGTGACCCTGACCTGTTCATCTTTCTGTTGTCGACTCGCGCCGGAGGTTTGGGAATCAACCTGACGGCAGCCAACGTGGTGATCCTGCATGACATCGACTTCAATCCGTACAACGACAAACAGGCGGAGGACCGGTGTCACAGACTCGGCCAGACCAG ACAGGTGTCGGTGATCCGCTTTGTAACCAAGGAAACGGTGGAGGAGGCGATGCACAGGTGTGCGATGGAGAAGCTGAAGCTGGAGAAGGACGTCACCACCAAGGATGATG TTAATGATGCCGAAACCCCCAGTGATGTTCTAACATTGTTAAAAGAGGCGTTTGGCAAGATCAAAACAAATGCGACACAATCTTGA